Sequence from the Clostridium saccharobutylicum DSM 13864 genome:
GTTGTATTCAGCAACTGTAATTCCTAATAGGGGTGCATGGTTAGAATATGAAACTGATTCTAATGACATCATCTATGTAAGAATTGATAAGACAAGAAAGTTACCAATTACTATATTAGCAAGAGCTATGGGATTTGGTAGTGATCAAGAGTTGCTTGATTTCTTTGGAGAAGAAGAAAGATTTAGAGCTTCAATAGAAAAAGATAATACAAAGACTAAAGAAGAAGCATTACTTGAAATATATAAAAGATTAAGACCAGGTGAGCCACCAACAGTAGATAGTGCAATATCATTAATAGATACATTATTTTTTGATGCAAAGAGATATGATTTATCTAGAGTTGGTAGATATAAATTCAATAAAAAACTTGCATTACAACTAAGAATTGCAAACCAAGTGGCAGCAGAGGATATAATTAACCCACAAACTGGTGAAGTTATGGTTGAAAAGGGCCAAAAAATCAGTAGATTAATGGCAGAAGATATTCAAAACAGCGGGATTAAAGTAGTTGCTATATTAGTTGAAGATAAAGTTATTAGAGTAATTAGCAATCACTTTGTGGATATAAATAAACAAGTCTCTTTTGATGTTTCAGATTTAGGAATAAAAGAATTAGTTCATTATCCTACATTAAGAGAAATACTAGATAACTTCTCAGATGAAGAGAGTATTAAAGAGGAAATAAAGAAAAATATTAGTAGACTTGTCCCAAAACATATAATAAGAGATGATATATTTGCAACAATTAGTTATGAAATAGGTTTAGCTTATGGAATTGGTTATGTTGATGATATAGATCACTTAGGAAATAGAAGATTAAGATCTGTAGGAGAATTATTACAAAACCAATTTAGAATTGGTTTATCAAGAATGGAAAGAGTAGTTAAGGAAAGAATGACTATTCAAGATCAAGAATCAATAACTCCTCAAATGTTAATAAACATAAGACCAGTAGCAGCAGCTATTAAAGAGTTCTTTGGTAGTTCACAATTATCACAATTCATGGATCAAACAAATCCATTATCAGAATTAACACATAAGAGAAGATTATCTGCTTTAGGACCAGGAGGTCTTTCAAGAGAAAGAGCTGGTTTCGAAGTAAGAGACGTTCATCATTCTCATTATGGTAGAATGTGTCCGATTGAAACACCGGAAGGTCCAAATATAGGACTTATAAACTCTTTAGCAACTTTTGCTAAAGTTAATGAATATGGCTTTATTGAAACACCATATAGAATTATAGATAAAGAAAATGCAAGAGCAACAGAGGAAATTAGATATTTCACTGCAGATGAAGAAGATCAATGCTTAATAGCTCAAGCAAAAGAGCTAATGGATGAAAATGGTTATTTTAAAGAAAAGAAAGTTACTGTAAGATACTTAGAAGACGTACTTGTTGTACCTGCTACTGAAGTTGATTTAATAGACGTATCAGCAAGACAAATGGTTTCAGTAGCAACTGCTATGATACCATTCCTTGAAAATGATGATGCTACAAGAGCACTTATGGGATCAAACATGCAACGTCAAGCGGTTCCTTTATTAAAGCCAGAAGCACCAGTTGTTGGAACAGGAATAGAATTTAAGGCGGCTGTAGATTCAGGAGTACTTCCTAAAGCAAAGAATGCTGGAGTTGTTACTTATGTATCAGGAAGTGAAGTACGTATTAAGAGAGATTCTGATGGTGGAACAGATGTATATAAATTACTAAAGTTTAAAAGAAGTAATTCAGGTACGTGTATTAATCAAAGACCTATAGTAGATACTGGAGAAATAGTATTTAAAAATCAAGTAATTGCTGATGGTCCATCAACAGACTTAGGAGAAATATCATTAGGTAAAAATATCAGAATGGGATTCATAACATGGGAAGGATATAATTACGAAGATGCCATGTTAATTTCAGAAGAACTGGTTAGAGAAGATGTATTTACATCTATGCATATAGAAGAATACGAATGTGAAGCAAGAGATACAAAGTTAGGACCAGAAGAAATTACAAGAGATATTCCTAATGTAAGTGATGATGCACTTAAAGATGTAGATGATAGAGGTATTATTAGAATAGGTGCTGAAGTAATATCAGGTGATATATTAGTAGGTAAAGTAACACCAAAGGGAGAAACTGAACTTACTGCAGAAGAAAGATTGTTAAGAGCAATTTTTGGTGAAAAGGCAAGAGAAGTAAGAGATACTTCATTAAGAGTTCCTCATGGAGAAGCTGGTATAATAGTTGATATAAAAGTATTTACTAGAGAAAATGGAGATGAATTGAATCCAGGAGTAAACGAACTTGTAAGATGTTATATTGCTCAAAAGAGAAAGATTTCAGTAGGAGATAAGATGGCTGGACGTCATGGTAATAAGGGGGTTATCTCTAGAATATTACCAGAAGAAGATATGCCATTCCTACCAGATGGTAGACCATTACAAATATGCTTAAATCCACTGGGCGTACCTTCACGTATGAATATAGGGCAGGTATTAGAAGTTCATTTAGGATGGGCAGCCAGCAATTTAGGATGGCATATAGCTACTCCTGTATTTGATGGTGCAACTCAAGATGAAATTACAGAATGTCTAGTAAAAGCAGGATTTAATACAAATGCAAAAACTATATTATATGATGGTAGAACAGGTGAACCATTTGATAATGAAGTAACTGTTGGTATTATGTATATGTTAAAACTTCACCATCTAGTAGATGATAAGATTCATGCTAGATCTACAGGACCTTACTCACTAGTAACACAACAACCATTAGGAGGTAAGGCTCAATTTGGGGGTCAAAGATTCGGTGAAATGGAAGTTTGGGCTTTGGAAGCATATGGTGCAGCACATACGTTACAAGAAATATTAACTGTTAAATCAGATGATGTTGTAGGTAGAGTTAAAACATATGAAGCTATTGTTAAAGGTGAAAATATACCTGAACCAGGAGTTCCAGAATCATTTAAGGTTCTTATAAAAGAACTACAAGCTTTATGTTTAGATATTAAGGTATTAAATGATGAGCATGAAGAAGTAACATTGAAAGAGTTTGCAGAAGAAGATATGGCAGGTTTAGATGTTAATATTGAAGGCGCAGAAGAAACAGTTGTGCAGGAAACAGAAATAGTAGATGACGGTTACGATGAAAACAAAGATGATGACATGGAAGACATTGATTATGATGAAAATGCCGACATCGAAGAGCTTGAAAATCAATTAGAACTAGATGATTTTAACGATGAACACTAATTTTGAAGGGAGGATTTACCCTTGTTTGAATTAAATAATTTTGATGCAATACAAATTGGTTTAGCATCTCCAGAACAAATAAGAGAATGGTCAAGAGGAGAAGTTAAAAAGCCAGAAACAATTAATTATAGAACATTAAAGCCAGAGAGAGACGGATTATTCTGTGAAAGAATCTTTGGACCAATGAAAGATTGGGAATGTCATTGTGGAAAATATAAAAGAGTAAGATATAAAGGTATAGTTTGTGATAGATGCGGAGTTGAAGTCACAAAAGCTAAAGTAAGAAGAGAAAGAATGGGGCATATTGAATTAGCTGCCCCAGTATCTCATATTTGGTACTTTAAAGGAATTCCATCAAGAATGGGATTGATTTTAGATATGTCACCAAGAGCATTAGAAAAAGTTTTATACTTTGCATCTTATATAGTGATAGATCCAAAAGAAACACCACTTTTGAAGAAACAACTTCTTAATGAAAAAGAATATAGAGAAGCTGTAGATAAATATGGTGATGAAAGCTTCGTAGCAGGAATGGGTGCTGAAGCAATTCAAAATTTATTAAGTGAGATTGATTTAGAAAGTGGTTCAAAAGAGCTTAAAGAAGAACTTAAGCAAAGTACTGGACAAAAGAAAGTTAGAATAATAAGAAGGCTTGAAGTTGTAGAATCTTTCAGAAAATCAGGAAATGATCCTCAATGGATGGTTATAAATGTAATACCAGTAATTCCACCAGATTTAAGACCTATGGTTCAATTAGATGGAGGAAGATTTGCAACATCTGATTTAAATGATTTATATAGAAGAGTAATAAATAGAAATAACAGATTGAAGAAGTTATTAGATTTAGGTGCTCCAGATATAATTGTAAGAAATGAAAAGAGAATGCTTCAAGAGGCAGTGGATGCTCTTATTGACAATGGTAGAAGAGGTAGACCGGTAACTGGACCAGGAAATAGACCTTTAAAATCTCTTTCAGATATGTTAAAAGGTAAGCAAGGTAGATTTAGACAAAACTTACTTGGTAAGAGAGTTGACTACTCAGGTAGATCAGTTATCGTTGTTGGTCCAGAACTTAAAATGTATCAATGCGGACTTCCTAAGGAAATGGCAATAGAATTATTTAAACCATTTGTTATGAAAAAGCTTGTACAAGATGGCATAGCTCATAATATCAAGAGTGCCAAGAGAATGGTTGAGAGAGTATTACCACAAGTATGGGATGTGTTGGAAGAAGTAATTGCGGATCATCCAGTATTACTTAACCGTGCGCCTACTCTACATAGACTTGGAATTCAAGCATTCCAACCAATATTGGTAGAAGGAAGAGCAATTAAACTACATCCATTAGCATGTACAGCATATAATGCTGACTTTGATGGAGACCAAATGGCAGTCCATCTTCCATTATCAGTTGAAGCTCAAGCAGAAGCAAGATTTTTAATGTTAGCGGCAACAAATATATTGAAGCCTTCAGATGGTAAACCAGTTTGTGTACCAACACAAGATATGGTTCTTGGTTCATATTATTTAACTATGGATAAAGATGGTGTCAAGGGTGAAGGAATGACATTCTCAAGCAAAGATGAAGCTATAATGGCATATGAAGTTAAAGCAATTGCTGTGCACGCTAAAATAAATGTTAGAATGTTTAGAGAATTTGATGGAGTAATGCAATCAAGGGTAATTAAAACTACTGTAGGAAAACTTATCTTTAATGAATCTATTCCTCAAAATTTAGGAATAGTTGATAGAAATAATGAAGATGAAAAGTTTAATTTAGAAGTTGATTTCTTAGTTACTAAAAAGTCACTAGGAACAATAATAGATCAATGTTATATGAAACATGGTCCGGTTAAAACATCTATAATGCTTGATAATATAAAAGCTTTAGGATATCATTATTCATCAATTGGTGCGGTAACAGTTGCAACTTCTGATATAACTGTGCCACAGGCTAAATATGATTTACTTAAAGAAGCAGATGAAACTGTTGAAAAGATAGAAAAGATGTATAAAAGAGGCTTCATATCTGATGATGAAAGATATGAAAGAGTCATAGAAAAATGGACTAAAACAACAGAAGATGTTGCTGATGCGCTAATGGATAGTATGGATAAGTTTAATCCAATATTCATGATGGCTGATTCGGGAGCCAGAGGTTCCAAATCTCAAATTAAGCAATTAGCTGGTATGAGAGGACTTATGGCAAGTCCATCAGGTAAGATTATTGAATTACCTATCAAAGCATCATTTAAAGAAGGTCTAGATGTATTGGAATATTTCTCTTCTACACATGGAGCTAGAAAAGGTAATGCCGATACAGCTTTAAAGACAGCCGATTCAGGATATTTAACAAGAAGACTTGTTGATGTATCACAAGATGTTATTGTAAGAGAAGAAGATTGTGGAACTGAAGAAGGATTATATGTAAGTGAAATTAAAGAAGGAAGCGAAGTTATCGAAGAATTGAAAGAAAGATTAATCGGTAGATATACTGCTGAGGATATTATTGATCCTAATAGTGGTAAAGTTGTCCTTGAAAATAATAAATATATGGATCCAGAGATAGCTGAAAAAATAGTTTCAACTGGAATCAAAAAGGTTAAAATTAGATCTGTATTTACATGTAGTTGTAAGGTTGGTGTATGTTCTCACTGTTATGGTATGAACATGGCAACAGCTAAGAAGATTGATATTGGAGAAGCTGTTGGTATTATAGCAGCTCAATCAATTGGAGAACCAGGAACACAGCTTACAATGAGAACATTCCATACAGGTGGAGTTGCTACAGGTGCAGATATTACTCAAGGTTTGCCTAGAGTAGAGGAATTATTTGAAGCTAGAAAACCAAAAGGTCTTGCAATTGTAAGTGAAATTATGGGTACAGTCAAGGTGGAAGAAACAAAGAAGAAGAGAATAGTTAATGTTATGAGTTCAGACGGTGAAGAACATAGCTATGATATACCATTCGGTTCAAGATTAAAGGTAAGTGATGGAGATTTAATTGAAGCTGGAGATGAAATAACAGAAGGTTCAGTTAATCCACATGATATCATGAGCATAAAAGGTATAGATGGTGCAAGAAGATACTTGCTTTCAGAAGTTCAAAAAGTTTATAGACTACAAGGTGTTGATATCAATGATAAGCATTTAGAAGTTGTTGTTAGACAAATGACTAGAAAGATTAAGATTCTTGAATCAGGAGATACCGATTTGTTACCAGGAACACTGATTGATATGTTCGATTTTAACGGAGAAAATGCTAGAGTAAGAGAATTTGGTGGAGAAGAAGCTAAGGGAGAACAAACATTATTAGGTATTACTAAGGCTGCCTTAGCAACAGATAGTTTCTTATCTGCAGCTTCATTCCAAGAAACAACGAGAGTTTTAACTGAAGCAGCCATCAAAGGGAAAATTGATCCATTAATAGGGTTGAAAGAAAATGTTATTATAGGTAAGTTAATTCCAGCAGGTACTGGAATGATGAGATATAGAACTCTAAATGTAGACGCAGAAGAAGCAGAGACTGAATCTATTGAGGAATAGATTTTAATTATGTTGACATGTATATAGTAAAATGATAAAATACAATTTGTGTGATTTAGAATATTGAATCACACAAATAAATGTCAATAAAGTTACTTGTGTGATTAGACTAATGCTAAAAGATTAGAGATTAGTTTAATATATATGTAAATGGGATAAATATTATAGTGTTTATTAATACATATATTCCCATGATAAATTAGCTTTATCTTAATTAAAAAATAGATAAATAAATTTCAGGAGGTGAAAAAATGCCAACTATTAGCCAATTAGTAAGAAAAGGCAGAAAAACAACAGTAGTTAAATCAACTGCACCAGCACTTAAAGAGTGTCCACAAAAAAGAGGGGTATGTACAGTAGTTAAAACAACAACTCCTAAGAAGCCTAACTCAGCGTTAAGAAAAATTGCCAGAGTTAGATTAACAAATGGATATGAAGTAACTGCATATATTGGTGGAGTAGGTCACAACTTACAAGAACATAGTGTTGTTCTTATAAGAGGTGGAAGAGTTAAGGACCTTCCTGGTGTTAGATACCATATTGTAAGAGGTGCATTAGACTGCGCTGGAGTAGCTAACAGAATGCAAGGAAGATCAAAGTACGGTGCTAAAAAGCCTAAACAAAAATAGGATTTTAACTTAATGTAGTGCTTATCTTCTACATAGATTATAGATTTGAAATTCAGTTTATATAGATGAAGAGATATAGCACTTTGCGGTATAGAATAATACCGAGTACCGATGAACTTAAATTTAAAATGTTAAGGAGGGAAGAAAAGTGCCAAGAAAAGGACATATTGCAAAAAGAGATGTATTACCAGATCCAGTGTACAATTCAAAAGTTGTTACTAAATTTATAAATAGTATAATGGAAGACGGTAAAAAGGGTGTAGCCCAAAAAATATGCTATGATGCATTTGAAATAATAGCACAAAAAAGTGGAAAAGAAGCTTTAGAAGTATTTGAAGAAGCTATGAATAATGTAATGCCATTACTAGAAGTTAAAGCTAGAAGAATAGGTGGTGCTACATATCAAGTTCCAATAGAAGTTAGACCAGAAAGAAGACAGACTTTAGGAATTAGATGGATGTTAATAGCAGCAAGAAAAAGAGGCGAAAAGCTAATGTGTGAAAGAGTTGCAGGTGAATTATTAGATGCTTGTAACAACACAGGAGCAGCTGTTAAGAAAAGAGAAGATACTCATAAGATGGCAGAAGCTAATAAGGCATTCGCTCACTACAGATATTAATATCTATACCAAAACTGTTTTGGCTTATGCTAAGGCAGTTTTGTCAAATTAAATTATATTTTACTCATTGAGAGGAGGACAAATAAATGGCTAGAAAATATCCTTTAGAGAAGTTCCGTAATTTCGGTATAATGGCTCATATAGATGCAGGTAAGACAACAACAACAGAACGTATATTATTCTATACAGGAGTGAGTCATAAGATAGGGGAAGTTCATGATGGTGAAGCTACAATGGACTGGATGGTTCAAGAACAAGAAAGAGGTATAACAATTACCTCAGCGGCAACTTCATGTTTCTGGAAAGAACACGAATTAAACATTATCGATACTCCAGGTCACGTAGACTTTACAGTTGAAGTTGAAAGATCATTAAGAGTACTTGATGGAGCTGTTACAGTTCTTGATGCAAAGAGTGGGGTTGAACCACAAACTGAAACTGTTTGGAGACAGGCGGATAAGTATGGTGTACCAAGAATGATATATGTAAATAAAATGGATGCAACAGGTGCTGATTTCTTTAGATGTATTCAAACAGTTAAAGATAGATTGAAAGCTAATGCAGTTCCAATTCAAATTCCAATAGGTAGTGAACAAGGCTTCAAAGGAATGGTTGACCTTATAAAAAATGTTGCTTTTATATTCTATGATGATCTTGGAAAAGATATGAGAGAAGAAGAAATTCCAGCTGAATATGTTGAGCAAGCTGAAGAATATAGAAGTGCAATGATAGAAGCTATTGCTGAAACAGATGAAGAATTAATGGAAAAATATTTAGAAGGTGAAGAACTTTCAATTGAAGAATTAAGAAGTGCTTTAAGAAAGGCTACAATTGCTAATGAAATATATCCTTGTATTTGTGGTTCTTCATACAAAAACAAAGGTGTTCAAGAAATGATTGATGGAGTTGTAGATTACTTACCATCACCATTAGATGTTCCAGCAATAAAAGGAACAACATTAGATGGAGAAGAAGATCATAGAAATTCTTCAGACTCTGAACCATTAGCAGCTTTAGCATTTAAGATTGCGACTGACCCATTTGTTGGTAAGTTAGCATTTACTAGAATATATTCAGGGGTAATGCAAAGTGGTTCGTATGTTCTTAACTCAACAAAAGGTAAGAAGGAAAGAATCGGTAGACTTGTTAAGATGCATTCAAATTCAAGATCAGAAGTTGAATCATTAGAAGCGGGAGAAATTGGAGCAGTAATTGGATTAAAGAACACTACAACAGGTGATACTTTATGTGCAGAAAATAGCCCAATAATCCTTGAAGCGATGGAATTCCCAGAACCAGTTATTAATGTAGCTATTGAGCCAAAGACAAAGGATGCTCAAGAAAAGATGGGAATGGCATTAGCTAAATTAGCAGAAGAAGATCCAACTTTTAAAACTTGGACTGATGAAGAAACAGGTCAAACAATTATCGCAGGTATGGGAGAACTTCACTTAGATATCATCGTTGATAGACTTCAAAGAGAATTCAAAGTTGAATGTAATGTTGGAGCTCCTCAAGTTGCTTACAAAGAAACAATCAGAAATGCTGTTAAAGCTGAAGCTAAGTATGCTAAGCAATCAGGTGGTAAAGGACAATACGGTCACGCTGTAATTGAAATGGAACCAACTGAAGGCGAATATGTATTTGAAAATGCTATCGTTGGTGGAGCTATTCCTAAGGAATACATTCCAGCTATTGATGCTGGTATCAAAGAAGCTTCTTTAAATGGTATCATTGCTGGATATAACGTTATTAACTTTAAAGTTAAGTTAGTACATGGTTCTTACCATGAAGTCGATTCATCAGAAATGGCATT
This genomic interval carries:
- the fusA gene encoding elongation factor G — translated: MARKYPLEKFRNFGIMAHIDAGKTTTTERILFYTGVSHKIGEVHDGEATMDWMVQEQERGITITSAATSCFWKEHELNIIDTPGHVDFTVEVERSLRVLDGAVTVLDAKSGVEPQTETVWRQADKYGVPRMIYVNKMDATGADFFRCIQTVKDRLKANAVPIQIPIGSEQGFKGMVDLIKNVAFIFYDDLGKDMREEEIPAEYVEQAEEYRSAMIEAIAETDEELMEKYLEGEELSIEELRSALRKATIANEIYPCICGSSYKNKGVQEMIDGVVDYLPSPLDVPAIKGTTLDGEEDHRNSSDSEPLAALAFKIATDPFVGKLAFTRIYSGVMQSGSYVLNSTKGKKERIGRLVKMHSNSRSEVESLEAGEIGAVIGLKNTTTGDTLCAENSPIILEAMEFPEPVINVAIEPKTKDAQEKMGMALAKLAEEDPTFKTWTDEETGQTIIAGMGELHLDIIVDRLQREFKVECNVGAPQVAYKETIRNAVKAEAKYAKQSGGKGQYGHAVIEMEPTEGEYVFENAIVGGAIPKEYIPAIDAGIKEASLNGIIAGYNVINFKVKLVHGSYHEVDSSEMAFKIAGSMAFKNAMAKANPVLLEPMMKVEVTVPEEYMGDVIGDVNSRRGRIEGMDAVNGAQVIRAFVPLSEMFGYATALRSRTQGRGVYSMVFDHYDEVPKNIQEQIAGNRAK
- the rpoC gene encoding DNA-directed RNA polymerase subunit beta', which translates into the protein MFELNNFDAIQIGLASPEQIREWSRGEVKKPETINYRTLKPERDGLFCERIFGPMKDWECHCGKYKRVRYKGIVCDRCGVEVTKAKVRRERMGHIELAAPVSHIWYFKGIPSRMGLILDMSPRALEKVLYFASYIVIDPKETPLLKKQLLNEKEYREAVDKYGDESFVAGMGAEAIQNLLSEIDLESGSKELKEELKQSTGQKKVRIIRRLEVVESFRKSGNDPQWMVINVIPVIPPDLRPMVQLDGGRFATSDLNDLYRRVINRNNRLKKLLDLGAPDIIVRNEKRMLQEAVDALIDNGRRGRPVTGPGNRPLKSLSDMLKGKQGRFRQNLLGKRVDYSGRSVIVVGPELKMYQCGLPKEMAIELFKPFVMKKLVQDGIAHNIKSAKRMVERVLPQVWDVLEEVIADHPVLLNRAPTLHRLGIQAFQPILVEGRAIKLHPLACTAYNADFDGDQMAVHLPLSVEAQAEARFLMLAATNILKPSDGKPVCVPTQDMVLGSYYLTMDKDGVKGEGMTFSSKDEAIMAYEVKAIAVHAKINVRMFREFDGVMQSRVIKTTVGKLIFNESIPQNLGIVDRNNEDEKFNLEVDFLVTKKSLGTIIDQCYMKHGPVKTSIMLDNIKALGYHYSSIGAVTVATSDITVPQAKYDLLKEADETVEKIEKMYKRGFISDDERYERVIEKWTKTTEDVADALMDSMDKFNPIFMMADSGARGSKSQIKQLAGMRGLMASPSGKIIELPIKASFKEGLDVLEYFSSTHGARKGNADTALKTADSGYLTRRLVDVSQDVIVREEDCGTEEGLYVSEIKEGSEVIEELKERLIGRYTAEDIIDPNSGKVVLENNKYMDPEIAEKIVSTGIKKVKIRSVFTCSCKVGVCSHCYGMNMATAKKIDIGEAVGIIAAQSIGEPGTQLTMRTFHTGGVATGADITQGLPRVEELFEARKPKGLAIVSEIMGTVKVEETKKKRIVNVMSSDGEEHSYDIPFGSRLKVSDGDLIEAGDEITEGSVNPHDIMSIKGIDGARRYLLSEVQKVYRLQGVDINDKHLEVVVRQMTRKIKILESGDTDLLPGTLIDMFDFNGENARVREFGGEEAKGEQTLLGITKAALATDSFLSAASFQETTRVLTEAAIKGKIDPLIGLKENVIIGKLIPAGTGMMRYRTLNVDAEEAETESIEE
- the rpsG gene encoding 30S ribosomal protein S7 produces the protein MPRKGHIAKRDVLPDPVYNSKVVTKFINSIMEDGKKGVAQKICYDAFEIIAQKSGKEALEVFEEAMNNVMPLLEVKARRIGGATYQVPIEVRPERRQTLGIRWMLIAARKRGEKLMCERVAGELLDACNNTGAAVKKREDTHKMAEANKAFAHYRY
- the rpsL gene encoding 30S ribosomal protein S12, with amino-acid sequence MPTISQLVRKGRKTTVVKSTAPALKECPQKRGVCTVVKTTTPKKPNSALRKIARVRLTNGYEVTAYIGGVGHNLQEHSVVLIRGGRVKDLPGVRYHIVRGALDCAGVANRMQGRSKYGAKKPKQK
- the rpoB gene encoding DNA-directed RNA polymerase subunit beta, whose amino-acid sequence is MVHPVQVGKRTRMSFGKVNDVTEMPNLIEVQLDSYEWFLREGLHEVFDDINPITNFTGNLVLEFVDYKLDMENIKYSVEECKERDATYAAPLKVSVRLQNNETGEIKEQEVFMGDFPLMTEQGTFVINGAERVIVSQLVRSPGVYYNCSIDKTGKKLYSATVIPNRGAWLEYETDSNDIIYVRIDKTRKLPITILARAMGFGSDQELLDFFGEEERFRASIEKDNTKTKEEALLEIYKRLRPGEPPTVDSAISLIDTLFFDAKRYDLSRVGRYKFNKKLALQLRIANQVAAEDIINPQTGEVMVEKGQKISRLMAEDIQNSGIKVVAILVEDKVIRVISNHFVDINKQVSFDVSDLGIKELVHYPTLREILDNFSDEESIKEEIKKNISRLVPKHIIRDDIFATISYEIGLAYGIGYVDDIDHLGNRRLRSVGELLQNQFRIGLSRMERVVKERMTIQDQESITPQMLINIRPVAAAIKEFFGSSQLSQFMDQTNPLSELTHKRRLSALGPGGLSRERAGFEVRDVHHSHYGRMCPIETPEGPNIGLINSLATFAKVNEYGFIETPYRIIDKENARATEEIRYFTADEEDQCLIAQAKELMDENGYFKEKKVTVRYLEDVLVVPATEVDLIDVSARQMVSVATAMIPFLENDDATRALMGSNMQRQAVPLLKPEAPVVGTGIEFKAAVDSGVLPKAKNAGVVTYVSGSEVRIKRDSDGGTDVYKLLKFKRSNSGTCINQRPIVDTGEIVFKNQVIADGPSTDLGEISLGKNIRMGFITWEGYNYEDAMLISEELVREDVFTSMHIEEYECEARDTKLGPEEITRDIPNVSDDALKDVDDRGIIRIGAEVISGDILVGKVTPKGETELTAEERLLRAIFGEKAREVRDTSLRVPHGEAGIIVDIKVFTRENGDELNPGVNELVRCYIAQKRKISVGDKMAGRHGNKGVISRILPEEDMPFLPDGRPLQICLNPLGVPSRMNIGQVLEVHLGWAASNLGWHIATPVFDGATQDEITECLVKAGFNTNAKTILYDGRTGEPFDNEVTVGIMYMLKLHHLVDDKIHARSTGPYSLVTQQPLGGKAQFGGQRFGEMEVWALEAYGAAHTLQEILTVKSDDVVGRVKTYEAIVKGENIPEPGVPESFKVLIKELQALCLDIKVLNDEHEEVTLKEFAEEDMAGLDVNIEGAEETVVQETEIVDDGYDENKDDDMEDIDYDENADIEELENQLELDDFNDEH